aataaaagtgcCATAATTACATAAACTTACTACAATAAGTGCCACATAGCTTGAAATGCATTAAATATGCCCTGATTTTGTCACATGAAAGAAATGCATCGCTAAATTCTTGCCAAGTTTAAGAAAGTACGTTTAATACTTGTCTCgactttttattaagaatttcacgcttttataaaaatttgaaacactTGCTATGTCATGAGGTAGATCGgaagtatatttaaaattaattagaaaagtaaaatagtgTTGGTAAAACTATCAAATAATTTGAGAACGAAATGAACGATTCACgcaaaaatttatcaataagcCATAAAAATTCAAGACATGTTCCAAttacacataaaaaataatcaaaatttgaacGAAAAATGTTTAATATAAACACTTTTATCATTTGAGAtatcgaaaaaaaaaaaaggtgtccAATATGTAAATATCGTAAATCAGAAGGATCAATACATAAGTTGAGTACTTGTTACAAATTTCACTTTTAGCAGAGCAGAGAGCAAAACCCTCAATACTCAAAGCAAGCAACAATGGAGGGCGTTTCGTACCAGAGATTCCCAAAGATAAAAGTACGTGAAGTTAAAGACGATTTCATGAAATTCGAGCTCCGGGACACCGACGCCAGTATAGCTAACGCTCTCCGGCGTATAATGATAGCTGAAGTACCTACTATAGCTATAGACCTAGTTGAAATCGAGGTCAATTCCTCTGTTCTCAACGATGAGTTCATTTCTCATCGTTTAGGGCTTGTGCCGCTAACAAGTGAACGAGCGATGAGTATGCGTTTCTCACGTGACTGTGATGCTTGTGATGGTGATGGACAATGTGAGTACTGTTCGGTTGAGTTTTATCTACGGGTGAAATGTCTTAGTGACCAGACGCTTGATGTTACTAGCAAGGATTTGTTGAGTTCTGACCATACGGTTGTTCCTGTTGATTACTCCGATGCTTCCTCGAGTTTTGATAATACTCCTAATAAgtgagttttttctttttgttttgtttggctggattgaattttttttttttggttgtctCAGAGGTCTTTTATGtgtataaacttatttttacttgtatGCTTGAGCTTCTAGGGCTATGATAAATCTGTGATGTAGATAGTTCTTTATTGCTTGCCCAAGCCTAGTCTAAGCtcccgtttggccatagattatGAAGTGAAACTtgaaaaattgagttttttaatttgtgtttgGACATGCAGTTTTTACTTGGTAAAAGTTGAAGCTTTGTGAGTGGATGTaccaaaaatctaaaagaagCTTTTGGACATGCATTCAAGCTTAGGGAACTTGAAATACTTCCGTGGCCACACAGATATTTGAGGTTGAATTCTCGGAAAACTACTCCTGAAATGTATGGGCAAACGCTAGCTAAGTAGTTTGGGCTTGGGACATTGTCGTTGTCATTGCCTTGAATATGCATATGGACAGTTTTATGTATATGCATGTTAAGCTTAGTCATATGTATATGAGTGCTAAGCTTAGTTGTATGTATATGATGTTAAGCTTAGTTGGGTTATTGTAACTCCGCCAGTAATAGTTTTTTGTTTGCCATCTGGCTGACTTGAACTGGGTTGAGGCcctattgttgttatttttttgaaaaggtacaatttgtacatatataaaaaatcagCATTAAGGCTGCTGCTGGGGGGAGGgggttgttattattgttgctgttgctgtcaTATTCTCTAATAACTTTGTGCATGCAGGTGTTAAGCATTCAATTGAAATACGCTCTCTGTTTGTCCTGAGTTGTTTTTAACCTTAATCAATTATAGGGAGGTATTATGAACCTTTACTATTTGAAAAGATTGGGAAATGATACAAGGTACTAGTTAATTTAGGGTCAAGATGCTTAGAATGATTAAGTTATAGTTCGATGGTGACAAATTATAGTAAAGTTGTCATTTTTAGGATTTGGAATGAGtcatttgttgattttttttgtatatctgGTGTATTTTTATCTCTATAACTGCCAATGATGACTTGCATCATTCTGCTGTGGGTCAGTTCTTATGTTCTCATCTTTTTTTCTAGAGATTGTAGACCGGGCTTGGTGATTTTAAGAATTTTTGTGTTTGAATGAAATTACAAACGATTGACATGATTATGTTTCCAATTggtgaatctttttttttcctgcAGATGCACATTAAGGTGCCCTTGATATGTCATTTCATGAAGTGCAGTAAGAACATCCCATATTTCTGTTGAATTATTGTGCTGTGCATTTCGAGAAAAAGTGATTAGATATCAATCAAGCTCCTAGTGAACTTAGTAAATAGGGTCTTCTGTTGTATCGACACAACAGTAAATTTGAAAGTGGTGTTAGTTAAAGAATACCATGTGAAGAAGGATCTTAGTTTATCTTAATCGGGCCTTTTTGTCACAGCtaatatatgaaagtaatattatttctaatatgCTTATTTGGAGATTTGTGGTGCAGAAATGCCTTGGTTTATACGGGCTGACTATCCTGAGGATATTTATGATCTTGCTCTATTTTATGCAGGGGAATCATAATTGTGAAGCTACGACGTGGACAGGAGTTAAGGTTAAGAGCTATAGCACGGAAAGGAATTGGCAAAGATCACGCGAAATGGTCACCTGCAGCAACTGTGACTTTCATGTATGAACCAGAGATCTATATCAATGAGGACATGATGGAATCCTTGACTCTCGAGGAGAAAACAGAATTAGTTGAGAGTAGTCCCACAAAAGTCTTTGGCATTGACCCCGAGAACAAACAGGTTGGTTGAACTTCGtactttatatgttttattgctATAAAATGCTATACTGCTATAACTGAACATTCCTCTTCTGTTCAGCACTTTGTGGGGTTCCTATTACTTTTTCAATGAACAGCATGTCATGCTTTATGTGGTGATGAATGAAACGCTTCCTCTGTCCCATTTATCCTGACATTATCTCTAAGATTCTTATCATGCTCAGAGTCTGCCAGTTCATGGTATACCGATAAATGATTCACTTGACTAGGTAACTGGGAAATGCATGATAGTTGGAAATCCTAGTGCCCCTCCTGGAATTCCTCTATGTGGTAGTAGATGGCCCAATATGATATGGGACTATGCCTCTGGTGAGATTCCATGtcttttttttgagaaggtaacatTTTTTTGTATAACTACTTGCTGCATAAAAACTACAGCTGTCCATACTTGCAAGGAAATATAGGAAGATGTACTAAGATATAACCTACTTACAGAGATCCTAGAACATCAATAAAAGATTCTATGTCTTCCATATATTcatgtttacaccaaaaatagaaAAGGGCTAGGCACTTCATCTTCAGTTTCTGGATAGAGCTATCTTTAATATCTCTCTTTCCAAACTGTCCACCAAATGCAAGCAGGGATaattttccatctttctttctgTTCTGACTGAGTGCTATATTTGTTCCAGCACTTCAAAACTTCAAGTGTATCTCTTGAGAttccagtttcaaaaaaaaattgaaaaaaaaacctcAAGTGAATCTCTTGGCATCACCACATGATCCCTTTTAAATTAAGGAAAATCCTCCAAAGTTGTCCAGTTAACAAAGTGAGACTCCATTTTTAGTTATTTGTACATGAGAGTATGTCAAAGATCCATTTTTTATAAAGTGACTGTATCAAAAGGTTCATTTTTATTAGTTGAGTGTATGaaatgatttcatttttataaagtGAGTATATCAAAAGATCCATTTTTTATGAAGTGAATGTATCAAATGATTCATTTTTATAAAGTGAGTATGTcagaaaattcatttttgaaGTGAGTTTAAATGATTCGTTTTCTATAAAGTAGTATATCAAAAGATTCATGTAAAGTTAAATAGAACTAAAATGAGCTATATGTTTCTCTTGGGAATAGATCCTGGATAGGTCTTGGCAAGTGCAGGAAAAAATTACACTTTTCACAAAATTTGACACATTTTCAGATGAAAAGAAAGTATGTGTAGAAGAGTTAATTTGGCATAGAGGGAGTACTTGGGCTTAATTGGTTGATACAGCTATCCTGGATTGCTTGTGTGTAAAAATTATGAGCAAGCTCCTCATATGTGGTAATAAGTAACTGTGGATCATGAATTGGTTATTGCATACTACCATTTTGTTTACAATTTTGTCTGATTGGTAAAAGTGGTCATAACTAATGTATAGAGTGACCCTTttagttcctttttttttgttttctgaaAACTGTTCATGAATTGTAGGTTTATTAATGTGTCacaaacaacaattttttttcaataatgtATTGGTACCCATCTGTGGAGAAATTTACCATGTACTCACACCTGAACTAAGTGTGATAACTTCCACTGGGATGCTTTGAGCTTGTTATGGTAGAGAGAATATAGcaagaaaaattaagagaaactAAGGGGGGAATGTCAAACCTAAGTAGTCATCTCCCGTCCCGCTTTCCTGAAAAGTTGACTCGGGTCGTCCTTAGTGGTTTGGTCCAGGATAGGCCTTTATCTCTAATGTTTTCTCTTGTGAATATGGTGGACTCTGCTGTGTTCCAATTGAGAAGCAATGACAGAAAACAGTTAAAGCATGctggaaaattaaaactaaaatttctGGTTtacgagctattgcataggagaggggttttaccctgtgcgcacTCAAAAGGTTAGCtagcggctgcgggtttcccttgtcgtcaaaaaaaacactaaaatttcTGGATATTTGTTAGATGTGAGTAAGCAAACATTTTCACGTGAAGCATCATTTTTTTGCTAAATCTGAATGTGGGGGGTGTAATAgtgtattgatttttttcattacaTTAACTTTCTATGAGCTTATTTAGGAAAATGCTAATTGCTTgctttttgaaatgaaagaaaaataaacaactGAATTTTATCATTTGATTGTAAAGGAGAATTTCAGCATTAGGACTTCTAGTGGTATTTCTGTTTATTGGTCAACTATAACTTCATTAGATATAAAAGATCTGAAGAATAGGATTGCAACTCAAGGTATTTTGGCTAATAAAAGCAAGATTTAGAAGATCGGACCAAAACAAGATTTTGAAGCCTTCTTTACAGAGGTTTATATAGGGATTTTAATTCTAATAGAAGCCACCAAATTCCAATCAGACCTACAAGTCATAATCATTTGTATGAGGGGTCGCATGTTTTCCTTTCCATTCAGcatattgtaaaaaaaaaacagaattagTTTGTTCTGGGCTTGCTCGTTGGTCAATCTACTGAAGCCTGGAAAATGAGGGAGATCTCATCTTTTAACCTTAGTCTGATGACAAGGGAAACAAGTATTAATAGGTTAATGAGAGAAGCAACTTGAGACATCTCCATTTAATTCCTTTTATAGGTTTGTCATGTATATTCTTCTCTGGGAAGCTCTACTCGTAACATCTCCAATTTCATCTTCATCTTTACAGGTTATTGTCGTTGATCCTGAGGCATATACTTACGATGATGAGGTGCTCAAGAAGGCTGAAGCCATGGGAAAACCTGGAGTTGTAGAGATACATGCCAAGGAAGATAGTTTTATTTTCACAGTTGAAACAACTGGCGCAGTCAAAGCTTCACAATTGGTGCTCAATGCAATAGAAGTGCTTAAGCAGAAGTTGGATGCAGTACGCCTTTCAGATGACACCGTTGAAGCAGACGATCAGTTTGGAGAGCTGGGCGCTCATATGCGTGGAGGTTAAAAACCGCGAAAACTGTTCATGTTTAATATATCTCCTGTAACAAGACATCCTTAAACTAACTTACCCATTTTCCCTTTAGCAACTTACCTCGACTGATGATGGAAACGTAGGACACTCTTTCTGTTTCGCTTAAGTACATGTTTTTGTCCATTGTTTTGTACTGATACTGCACTTCCTCCGTTGGATTTCATCTCGCAATTGATCATCAATCCCCCGTCTATGGATTTTGTTTCGAGCTGAGTCTATTAAAATAGTCTCTCTATCTTTACGACTCACGAGAAGGTTAAGGTTGTGTACACAATCACCTCACAAGGTACGAATAAGGCTATATACGCATCACCTTTCCCTTATCTATACgttttgtatattatttatgtaaataatatgCATGTCCAAACGATAGTACGTGAAAGGATAAAACATTATTActtcaagtaaaaataaagttatttagaAATACTGCTTCGCTGATCAGTTGCTTATCCAGAAAAGGAGGAAAACAACATGTAACAATGGCTTGtgttattatatgaaaattttaacacAGTGGTCAATTCTACCCTTGAATTCACTCTATTATTACCATTAAACCACTGTCTACTCCtctatttaaacatttttcCTTCCAAGtgttattatatgaaaataaagtaaagtagAAATCAATGGCTTGTGTTACTAAATTGCAAGTTGAGAATAATGTGTTCCCATCAAAAGTGGTGAAGCCTCCTAGTTCCAACAATACCTTTTTCCTTGGTGGAGCaggttttcttaattaatttttgcacaaaaaatgaacttttttttttaaaaaaaaaaatctatcgaTAAATTAACTATATCTTGCATGTATAATGGTGTACGTCTTTACTATGACTATTTTCATGATAATAACTCAGTTACTTGACTACTAGTCTATAATGTAATAGCTTTGCCCTATACGAATGTTAGTAACTCAGTTATTTGACTACAAATATTGTAATCCCCTTCCTCGTCcccaattaaataataaaagtgtgATCTTGCTTACTTTGTCATGAGTTCTGTGTAAGGGAGGAGGGTTGTCGTAGGGTGTGATAGCTCGTAAAACTTGTCAATTCAGGTTCAATTTTTAACTCAGCATGTTAGAGCTTGCATGTGGTAGGGTGGAAGTAAGCATAAAACTTGTTAATTCGCGATGAATCAAAAACTTGTTTATAACTGAGACGTAGTTGTTGTTGTATAAACTATGGATCTAATGCAGGACATAGAGGTTTAGAAGTTGAAGGGAAATTTGTGAAGTTTAGTGTGATAGGAGTGTACTTGGAAGAGAATGTTGTTCCATTTCTCGCGGTTAAATGGAAAGGGAGAAGCTCTGAGGAGTTGACATATTCACTCGAGTTCTTCAGAGATATCGTTACAGGTATTTGCTAAGATTGAAATGTCAATGTAATAGCTCGGGATTCTACTATAACTCATTTGATTTAGTGAGTTTATACACTCTGCATTATCCGTCTTGAGTTGAGTATAACTTGGGAAATCCTCTACATCGGAGTTAATGTTTCACCTATCTTAGGTCCGTTTGAGAAATTCATGCGTGTGACGTTGCTGTTGCCCTTGACTGGCAAGCAATTCTCCGAGAAGGTGGCAGGAAATTGCGTTGCTATTATGAAAGCGATGGGAAACTACAGTGATGCAGAGAGACAGGCTATCGAAAAGTTCCTCAATGTTTTCCAGAGTGAAACTTTCTCACCTGGTGCTTCCATCCTTTTTACTCAATCAGTGGTTGGATCATTGACGGTATGTATCACTTGCACGTTGCATCATCGAGTTATTAGGATCCTGTGGAGTGTGGACTATATGTATGCATCAAAAAATCGATTGTACTATTCATCTATAAGTAAAGTTTCATTGGTGTAAACTTCTATATCCCTTTTTTTTCGGTGTTCAGATTAGCTTCTCTGACGATGATTCAGTTCCTGGCACGGGGAATGTTGTTATAGAGAACAAGCCATTGTCAGAGGCTGTGCTGGAATCGATGATTGGCAAGAACGGAGTTTCCCCTGCAGCAAAGCGTAGTCTTGCTAAAAGAGTATCAGAGATGTTGGAAAAGAGCAATGCTGAGGAGTCTACTTAGGATTCGATGTGATGTCGTTAAGGTTGGCTGAGTATACTAGACGAATAATTTAGCCTAGCTTCTGAGAGTGTGTTTcgataaatatttttgagtatGGAAATAACTAATGACAATAAGTGATGGAAACATTTCACTGTTTGTTGTGTTTTCATCTTCTTTCCAAAATATGTTTGTGGTTGTATGCATCAAGTACTCAATAAAAATACTCTCTATTGAGGTGTTTCACCTTTATTGATACTCATTTGATATCAACAAGGTACTTGTTTTAAAGTATGGTTGAGatgatttcaaataattaagcTTTGGTTGCATATGTGATGTAATACATTATGAACAATTCTAAAAGGGGGAAAATTATAGTTGTTTGGGTTGGGATAGACGAGTAGTAACGTTGCTGAGATGGATGTAAAGGCATAACAAGAGTCAGGACGGATAAGAGTAGGATTGAAGTTATTCAGGTCAAGGTGGGAGTGGTCTCCATGGAGGATAAGATGCGGCTCGTGGAGAGTGAGACTGAGATGATTTCGACATGTGAAGAGGAAATGTGTGGATGCCCTGCTAATGAGGCACGAGAAGTTGGATGTAGAGTATTCTTCTTATTAACTCTACCAAACGATCTCTAAGTAACAATATGGGAATTGTTACGAAGGGATTTgcctatttttataaaaaatgtctTGAATCCTAACTAACCATAGCTAAGTTCTAAATTAACTATAGTTTAGTGATATGatataaataagaattaatttGACTTTCCCATCTAGCTAATTTAGGCAGGGTATAAGGTCTGACTTTGAATGTGAATCAGTAGctactttcaaaaaaaaaaattaaaaataaaattataataatcaattgtgttaaactttttatttttggaatcgTTATAAAATCTCCATAAATAGGATTAAATCTTATTTCATGGCATTAATTACTTGAGGTTCCTTTTTAAGAAAATCTTTAATCTCTATTTTTGAATTAGACTAATCGGTTATATTTTAGTTGTactcgtgagggtcattatcaAATTCACTTTTAACTCTGACTTGTATCATTCAAATATTTACGGATGATATAACTAGTCAATATATTCTTCTTTATATCaatattcaatatatacttTATTGAGATAGGCGTAATTTTCTCTTCAAAAATTATACATGAGACATTTTATCACGTACGATAATACATATCCAATAAATTCTCAATACAAATCATGCAAAAatactcaaatatattaaattaatcacatcttttcagaaaaatttgaaaacttttcTTTGTGGCAAATGGCAATAATAGGGGAAAATGTATAATTACCTCATCAATCTATGCCTGAAATTTCATAGacatatttatactatactaaggtcttattacctctgaactaattttataaataattttctaccccttttcagtctacgtgacactaacttggaaaaaaaatggCAACACACgctggacccacaagatagtaccATGTAGGGCGAAAAAggctacaaaaaaatttataaaataagtttaggaaggtaataggaccttaatatagtataagtatcTCTGCAATTTCGAGAATAAATTGAAGGGTACCTGTGCATTTTCTccaataatatcaatatatcaaattGACACCATtgtctttatctttattttgaTACCCTTGGGCCTctacaaaaacaaattaaaattacgAAATGAAAGAAATTCCACCTTTACATtctcttattaccattatcccATATTAGTttaacaaattttcaaaatttctcactttcacgcatcagattaatgtatcagcgcatcaaattaatgtatctcacaTATCAGATTAATATATCTCGCGCATCATATTGGTGtattatgtataaaatgtacatcagattaatgtatcatgtataaatgtaatatatttcgctcatcaaattaatgtattagcgtttatattattgtatcagtttgagagatttttgtaattattaacttttaagggacaaataataattttaccttaaaattatgaaaaagaaacACAATAATTTTGTTGCTTCGTCATTTCAAATTATTAGTTATcatgttatttttcttaagcTTTAAttaatgttcaaaatattaaattagatTTCAATATCCTCAAAtacaattttgaatatttaaaatatatatatatatatatatatatatatatatatatatatatatatatatatatatattattagtcTTCCTATTGGATTTTTTTCAATCCATCCCGACCCATTTCAAAGAACATGTTTATTacgtaattttttttcctaaaatgaaaaattttatgactaggatattaatttttcaaaatttcttctaatttaGACAAAAACTTTATTATAACTTTTTGGATCTTTTCATGTAGTGTTTTAGAAACATAGAAGGAGGAAAAACTACAATAGCTATGACAATAACTTACCGAAggctttatattattttgtctttactttatttattgaattttcaatcatttttatCTAATTAAGTTGTACACTACGATTAAAAAATCTGAAGCCACAgtaaatttttctatatttttaatcGAAGTGTGCAAAGTAAATAATCGATAAATATTATTagactaaaaaatatttattagataaaaagtattaatttaaCTCTCGAAATACGAAATAATTGAGGCATTTATTAGTTAAAGAAAGTTGGGTAAGGCTATAAGTAGTTTGACTGGCGGCAATTTGGTGCGTAAGAACTGTGAGCCATTAACCGTACCTAACAACTAAATCATTGTCGGTCAATTTTACCCTTGAATAAACTCTATTATTACCATTATACCACTGTGTCTTCTTCTATATAAAATTTTCCGTGTAAAAGTGGAATACTAATAGATCTTAAATGGCGGTTGTTACAAAATTGCAGGTAGAGAATCACGTGTTCCCACCAACAATGGTGAATCCTCTGGGCTCCAACAATATGTTTTTTCTCGCCGGCGCAggttttgttaattttttttaattttttttttaataatgtatGGTTGAATAATTTCTTATGTGTGGGTTTTGTAGCTGGCGTAAAACTTGTTAATTCATGATGAATTCGAGTGGTAGAGAGTTCAATGTGGTTAggttttgttgttttatttggagaaaaggataaatatatttgaaatattttaaatggtatGCAGACACCAACCAATGTTGGTGATTATGCCCTTTAAAAACTAGAGCGTACAGTATATATGTGCGGTTGGTGTTTATGCCCttcaaaaactagagcatagaGTATATATGTTCTTCAATGTAAAGAAAGACTAAATCGGAACACATCTGtcgattttatatttaataaatgttgaATCATGTGTTAAGAGTGAGATTCGAACCTTGGTACAACAACACTTAAAAAGTCTTAAAGTACCCATCTAGGAGCTATTGGGCCAACTAaatcatttattcattgggtgttttatgttaattttatacaaatacctaccgatttctacatagatatatatattctgTAACGAAGTTAATGGGTGCTCGATCACCCGGCGGACACCATGTGAGTCCGCCTCTGGACACGTGTATGTAGTGGATAATATTATGACACATGTATATAGTGGATAATACTATGACACATGTATGTAGTGGAcaagattatgacacgtgtatgtACCTTGAACAAAGGGGTTCATCCGAATTCCCTTCGTTTATTCATGTGTCTAATTTTATAGATTTTGAACCCCCTTATTGAAAATTCAGACTCCGTCTCTTCGTGTATGTCCGTTAGtattaagggtatatatgatctatttttgaattataGGGGCgccaatgtcccaaaagtataaCGAATGGTATCTGCATACCATGTATGAGAGTTTGAGGTATATTTggccttttttttcttttttctttataaagtaTGGTcgaatgatttcttatgtgtgttTGGTAGCTGCGGTGAAACTTGTTAATTCATGATGAATTCGAGTAACAGAGAATTCAATTTGGttagttttgttattttttttataatgtatgGTTGAATAATTACTTGTGTGTTTTGTTAATTCATGATGAATTCTCATGGTTgtttaggttttttatttttctataatatatggtagaataattttttttatgtgtttagcTGGCTTAAAACTTGTTAATTCATGATGAATTCTCGTAGTAAAGAATTCAAtgtgtttagttttttttaaaaaaaataatgtatggttgaattaaaaaaa
This DNA window, taken from Solanum lycopersicum chromosome 5, SLM_r2.1, encodes the following:
- the LOC101248675 gene encoding DNA-directed RNA polymerases II, IV and V subunit 3 → MEGVSYQRFPKIKVREVKDDFMKFELRDTDASIANALRRIMIAEVPTIAIDLVEIEVNSSVLNDEFISHRLGLVPLTSERAMSMRFSRDCDACDGDGQCEYCSVEFYLRVKCLSDQTLDVTSKDLLSSDHTVVPVDYSDASSSFDNTPNKGIIIVKLRRGQELRLRAIARKGIGKDHAKWSPAATVTFMYEPEIYINEDMMESLTLEEKTELVESSPTKVFGIDPENKQVIVVDPEAYTYDDEVLKKAEAMGKPGVVEIHAKEDSFIFTVETTGAVKASQLVLNAIEVLKQKLDAVRLSDDTVEADDQFGELGAHMRGG
- the CHI2 gene encoding chalcone--flavanone isomerase gives rise to the protein MACVTKLQVENNVFPSKVVKPPSSNNTFFLGGAGHRGLEVEGKFVKFSVIGVYLEENVVPFLAVKWKGRSSEELTYSLEFFRDIVTGPFEKFMRVTLLLPLTGKQFSEKVAGNCVAIMKAMGNYSDAERQAIEKFLNVFQSETFSPGASILFTQSVVGSLTISFSDDDSVPGTGNVVIENKPLSEAVLESMIGKNGVSPAAKRSLAKRVSEMLEKSNAEEST